Below is a genomic region from Hylemonella gracilis.
TTCTTCACCAGGTTCACACCCTCGACCACGACACGTTCGTCGTCCTTGCGCAGCGCGACCTTGCCGCGCTTACCCTTGTCACGCCCGGCCAGGACGATGACTTCGTCGCCTTTGCGAATCTTGTTCATGAGACGAGTCCTTCAGAGAACTTCGGGCGCCAGGGACACGATCTTCATGAAGCGCTCGTTGCGCAGCTCGCGCGTCACCGGGCCGAAGATGCGGGTGCCAATGGGCTCCAGCTTATTGTTGAGCAGCACGGCGGCATTGCCGTCGAACTTCACGAGCGAGCCATCGCCACGGCGAATGCCCTTGGCGGTGCGAACCACAACCGCGCTGTAGACCTCGCCCTTCTTGACGCGGCCGCGCGGAGCAGCTTCTTTGATGCTCACTTTGATGATGTCGCCGACGCTGGCGTAGCGACGCTTGGAACCGCCGAGCACCTTGATGCACAAAACGGACTTCGCGCCGGTATTGTCGGCAACTTCCAACCGAGATTCTGTCTGGATCATTTCAATATTCCCAACTTGCACCAACACCGGGTGACGCGACATGCGCCATCCCGTGCCGGACAGTCTTGGGCCCGTCGTCAACGCCGCACACCACGCGCAACGCCTCTGTTTGGGCAGATGCCAGACTCCTTCGACACCCCGGAATGCATCCGGGACCTCTGCGGGATCTGGCGGGAAATCCACCTGATGAATCAGGCAGAGCCGGCGATTATGCACGAGATTTAAAGCTGCGTCAAACCCCCAACCGGCCCAGCACCCCGGAAGCGCGCCGGGACCCGTCCGCTCGCCCCGTCCCTGGCGCTCAGACAGGCCAATCGCGATAGCTCTGGGCCAAAGCCTCGAACGCCGCCAGCTGGGGATCGCCCCCCGTCTCTTGCGCCAGGATGCGCGCCACACGAGGTGCCACACAAGCCGCCAACTCTGCGTCCAGGAATAGCAAGCGGGAGCGCCTGGCAAGGACATCTTCGACAGTCAGCGCATACTCATTTCTTGCCGCAAAACGGACCATGGCCTCGGTCAAACCAGGCGCCAGAGCCTCGTCCGCGCCCGGCAGGTCGGCCAGTGTGGCAGCCTCCAAACCATACAGATGCGGGCCGGGTGCGGCGGCCACACCCGGTCCGTGGGCGGATTGCGGCGGCGGTGCGCCAACCAGGCGCAAGGAAGCGCTGACCCCCGCGGAGCGGCG
It encodes:
- the rplN gene encoding 50S ribosomal protein L14 — translated: MIQTESRLEVADNTGAKSVLCIKVLGGSKRRYASVGDIIKVSIKEAAPRGRVKKGEVYSAVVVRTAKGIRRGDGSLVKFDGNAAVLLNNKLEPIGTRIFGPVTRELRNERFMKIVSLAPEVL